One stretch of Methylococcus capsulatus DNA includes these proteins:
- a CDS encoding pyridoxal phosphate-dependent aminotransferase: MSIQLSDRVQSIKPSPTLAVTARAAAMRAAGKDIVGLGAGEPDFDTPNHIKQAAIQAIEKGFTKYTAVDGTPGLKQAIQAKFKRENGLDYTLKQILVSCGGKQSFYNLAQALLNPGDEVVIPAPYWVSYPDMVLLAGAVPVIVEAGQQQSFKISPAQLEAALTARTRLFVINSPSNPTGMAYTADELAGLGEVLRRFSKVVIATDDMYEHILWEGKFSNILNVCPDLYDRTVVLNGVSKAYSMTGWRIGYAAGPERLIEAMTNIQSQSTSNPTSISQVAAETALNGEQSFIASMVKAFKERHDFVVDRLNAIPGVDCLKTHGTFYVLPNVQAAATKLNLPDDLALSEYLIEQGGVAVVPGSAFGAPGHIRLSIATSMANLEKAMERLAATLSR; encoded by the coding sequence ATGAGCATACAACTTTCCGACCGCGTCCAGTCCATCAAACCGTCCCCGACTCTCGCCGTCACCGCCCGCGCCGCGGCGATGCGCGCCGCTGGCAAGGACATCGTGGGACTGGGCGCCGGCGAACCGGACTTCGACACGCCGAACCATATCAAACAGGCGGCCATCCAGGCCATCGAAAAGGGCTTCACCAAATATACGGCGGTCGATGGAACGCCCGGTCTCAAACAGGCGATCCAGGCGAAATTCAAACGCGAAAACGGGTTGGACTACACGCTCAAGCAGATCCTGGTGTCCTGCGGCGGCAAGCAGAGTTTCTACAATCTGGCCCAGGCCCTGCTCAACCCCGGCGACGAGGTCGTCATCCCGGCGCCTTACTGGGTGTCCTATCCGGACATGGTGCTGCTCGCCGGCGCCGTCCCTGTGATCGTCGAAGCCGGGCAACAGCAGTCCTTCAAGATCTCCCCCGCGCAACTGGAAGCCGCGCTGACGGCCAGAACCCGGCTGTTCGTGATCAACAGTCCATCCAACCCCACCGGCATGGCCTACACCGCGGACGAACTGGCCGGCCTCGGCGAGGTGCTGCGGCGGTTTTCCAAGGTCGTCATCGCCACCGACGATATGTACGAGCACATCCTCTGGGAAGGCAAATTCAGCAACATCCTGAACGTCTGCCCGGACCTGTACGACCGGACCGTGGTGCTGAACGGTGTGTCCAAAGCCTACTCCATGACCGGCTGGCGCATCGGCTATGCAGCGGGTCCCGAGCGTCTGATCGAAGCCATGACCAATATTCAGTCGCAGAGCACCTCCAATCCCACCTCGATCTCGCAGGTCGCAGCGGAAACCGCGCTCAACGGCGAGCAGAGCTTCATCGCCAGCATGGTGAAGGCTTTCAAGGAAAGGCACGACTTCGTGGTCGACAGACTGAACGCCATTCCCGGCGTCGACTGTCTGAAAACCCACGGCACGTTCTATGTCCTGCCGAACGTGCAGGCGGCAGCGACCAAACTGAACCTGCCTGATGATCTGGCGCTATCCGAATACCTGATCGAACAGGGCGGCGTGGCGGTGGTACCGGGTTCGGCCTTCGGCGCACCGGGCCACATCCGTCTCTCCATCGCCACCAGCATGGCCAATCTGGAAAAGGCCATGGAACGCCTGGCGGCCACCCTGTCCCGCTGA
- the galU gene encoding UTP--glucose-1-phosphate uridylyltransferase GalU, protein MAKVIRKAVFPVAGLGTRFLPATKASPKEMLPVVDKPLIQYAVEEAVAAGIDEMVFITGRSKNAIMDHFDKAYELETELAARGKDDILNIVRSIIPPHVTCIYIRQAEALGLGHAVNCAKAVIGNQPFAVLLADDLIDGSNHGGCLSQMVRVFDKWQCSVLGIERIDPSETHSYGIVKTSPIEAGLDKVEAIVEKPRPENAPSNQAVVGRYILTPAIFDKLANVSRGAGGEIQLTDAIAMLLNEQTVLGYEFNGRRYDCGSKLGYLIATVEQGLQHPELRAGFEAYLRSLQL, encoded by the coding sequence ATGGCAAAAGTCATCAGAAAAGCCGTTTTCCCGGTCGCGGGGTTGGGGACCCGCTTCCTGCCCGCCACCAAGGCCAGCCCGAAGGAAATGCTGCCGGTGGTGGACAAGCCGTTGATCCAATACGCGGTGGAAGAAGCCGTGGCGGCAGGCATCGACGAGATGGTCTTCATCACCGGCCGCAGCAAGAATGCGATCATGGACCATTTCGACAAGGCCTATGAGCTCGAGACCGAACTGGCGGCGCGAGGCAAGGACGACATCCTGAACATCGTCCGGAGCATCATTCCGCCGCACGTCACCTGCATCTATATCCGCCAGGCCGAAGCCTTGGGCTTGGGTCACGCCGTCAACTGCGCCAAGGCGGTCATCGGCAATCAGCCGTTTGCGGTGCTGCTCGCCGATGATCTGATCGACGGCAGCAACCACGGCGGCTGCTTGTCACAGATGGTCAGGGTGTTCGACAAATGGCAGTGCTCGGTGCTGGGCATCGAGCGGATCGATCCCAGTGAAACCCATAGCTACGGCATCGTGAAGACCAGCCCGATCGAAGCCGGGCTGGACAAGGTCGAAGCGATCGTGGAAAAGCCGCGGCCCGAGAACGCACCGTCGAACCAGGCCGTGGTGGGACGTTACATCCTCACGCCGGCGATCTTCGACAAGCTGGCCAATGTCTCGCGCGGCGCCGGCGGCGAAATCCAGCTCACCGATGCCATCGCCATGCTGCTCAACGAGCAGACGGTGCTGGGCTACGAATTCAACGGCAGGCGCTACGACTGCGGCTCGAAGCTGGGCTATCTCATCGCCACGGTGGAGCAGGGCTTGCAGCATCCCGAACTGCGGGCCGGCTTCGAGGCTTATCTGCGGAGCCTGCAGCTCTAA
- the cysC gene encoding adenylyl-sulfate kinase, with translation MNTHIVWHQSTVVRGQRERQNGHKSFILWFTGLSGAGKSTLAHRVEQLLFEQGCRTYVFDGDNVRHGLCSDLGFSAEDRRENIRRIGEMSKLFVDAGVIALTAFISPFRRDRDLVRTLVEPGDFVEIFCDAPLEVCEQRDVKGLYRKARAGEIPEFTGISSPYEKPLDPEITVRTGQDSLDDCARRILEYLEKNGKINLKTTR, from the coding sequence ATGAACACCCATATCGTTTGGCATCAATCCACCGTAGTCCGCGGTCAGCGCGAACGGCAGAACGGCCACAAGAGCTTCATACTCTGGTTCACCGGGCTCTCCGGCGCCGGTAAATCGACCCTCGCGCACCGGGTCGAGCAGCTTCTGTTCGAGCAAGGCTGCAGAACTTACGTCTTCGACGGTGACAATGTTCGCCACGGGTTGTGCTCGGATCTGGGGTTCAGCGCCGAGGACAGGCGCGAGAACATCCGCCGCATCGGTGAAATGAGCAAGCTGTTCGTAGATGCCGGCGTGATCGCTCTGACCGCCTTCATCTCGCCCTTCCGCCGTGACCGCGACCTGGTCCGGACGCTGGTGGAGCCCGGTGACTTCGTCGAAATCTTCTGCGACGCCCCGCTCGAAGTCTGCGAGCAGCGCGACGTGAAGGGGCTGTACCGCAAGGCGAGGGCTGGTGAGATACCGGAGTTCACCGGGATTTCGTCACCTTACGAAAAGCCGCTCGATCCTGAGATTACGGTGCGGACAGGGCAGGATAGCCTGGACGATTGTGCCCGGCGAATTCTCGAATATCTTGAGAAGAATGGAAAGATCAACCTGAAAACGACAAGGTAG
- the rluB gene encoding 23S rRNA pseudouridine(2605) synthase RluB yields MPQPEPAGAGEGERIQKALAHAGFGSRREIEGWIRDGKVFLNRRPAHLGDRYRKGDQVMLNGRLINLEKRLQALTRVLLYHKPVGELVSRRDPEGRPVIFSQLPRLELGRWVAVGRLDVNTQGLILVTNNGELAHRLMHPSRAVEREYAVRILGTVSGAVIERLINGVQLEDGPARFESVTEGGGEGANRWFHVVVREGRNRLVRRLWESQNLVVSRLIRVRYGDIVLPPRLRAGASVELEGEALDGLLRSVGLPSETPPKHRCGRQARGREEGSRTRRSQLLGKS; encoded by the coding sequence GTGCCGCAGCCTGAGCCGGCCGGGGCCGGCGAAGGCGAGCGTATCCAGAAGGCACTGGCGCATGCCGGTTTCGGCTCCCGGCGGGAGATCGAAGGCTGGATCCGTGACGGCAAGGTCTTCCTCAACCGCCGACCGGCCCATCTCGGTGACCGCTACCGCAAGGGTGACCAGGTCATGCTGAACGGCCGTCTGATCAACCTCGAAAAGCGCCTGCAGGCTCTCACCCGGGTGCTGCTGTACCACAAGCCGGTGGGTGAACTGGTCAGCCGGCGCGATCCGGAAGGCCGTCCGGTGATCTTCTCGCAATTGCCGCGGCTGGAACTGGGTCGCTGGGTCGCGGTCGGCCGTCTCGACGTGAATACCCAGGGGCTGATCCTCGTGACCAACAATGGTGAGCTGGCCCATCGTCTGATGCACCCTTCCCGCGCGGTCGAGCGCGAGTATGCCGTCCGCATCCTGGGGACGGTCAGCGGGGCTGTCATCGAAAGGTTGATCAACGGGGTTCAGCTCGAAGACGGTCCGGCGCGTTTCGAATCGGTCACCGAGGGAGGGGGCGAAGGCGCCAACCGCTGGTTCCATGTGGTGGTCCGGGAGGGGCGCAACCGGCTGGTTCGGCGCCTGTGGGAGTCGCAAAACCTGGTGGTGAGCCGCCTCATCCGGGTACGCTACGGTGACATCGTCCTGCCGCCGCGGTTGCGCGCCGGCGCCTCGGTGGAGCTGGAAGGGGAGGCTCTGGACGGTCTGCTGCGTTCGGTGGGACTGCCGTCGGAAACACCGCCGAAACACCGCTGCGGTCGCCAAGCGCGGGGCCGGGAAGAGGGGTCGCGCACCCGCCGGAGCCAGCTTTTGGGGAAGTCGTGA
- the scpB gene encoding SMC-Scp complex subunit ScpB codes for MDLKAIIEAALFAAHRPLSVAELEALFGDDERPDAEEIRQALESLAEEYSERPLELRKVASGYRFQVRVAYAPWISRLFEERPGRYSRALLETLAIIAYRQPVTRGQIEEIRGVAVGSGIIRTLTEREWVTVVGHRDVPGRPALFATTPQFLDYFNLESLADLPALPEFAASPESADVFAAAQTDPTHPPEEPPGAAA; via the coding sequence GTGGATCTCAAGGCGATCATCGAGGCGGCGCTGTTCGCGGCGCACAGGCCGCTTTCCGTCGCCGAGCTGGAAGCCTTGTTCGGCGATGACGAGCGTCCTGACGCCGAAGAAATCAGGCAGGCGCTGGAGTCCCTGGCGGAAGAATACTCGGAGCGGCCGCTGGAGCTTCGCAAGGTGGCGAGCGGCTATCGGTTTCAGGTACGCGTCGCCTACGCGCCATGGATCTCCAGGCTGTTCGAGGAACGGCCGGGCCGCTACTCCCGCGCCCTGCTGGAGACGCTGGCGATCATCGCCTACCGGCAGCCGGTGACACGTGGTCAGATCGAAGAGATTCGTGGCGTCGCGGTCGGTTCCGGTATCATCCGGACGCTCACCGAGCGGGAATGGGTGACCGTGGTCGGTCATCGCGACGTTCCTGGCCGCCCGGCGCTGTTTGCCACCACGCCCCAGTTCCTCGATTATTTCAATCTCGAATCCCTGGCGGATTTGCCGGCGCTGCCGGAATTCGCCGCATCACCGGAGTCAGCCGATGTCTTTGCCGCCGCGCAAACCGACCCAACCCATCCGCCCGAGGAACCGCCCGGTGCCGCAGCCTGA
- a CDS encoding segregation and condensation protein A → MTGTAPAAEALEPVALVKGAPVSQLPEDLYIPPDALEIFLETFEGPLDLLLYLIRKQNLDILDIPIAEISRQYIGYIEMMDSLRIELAAEYLLMAAILAEIKSRVLLPRPKETEAEEEDPRAELVRRLQEYERFKAAAERLDRLPRLERDLFEAGAGSDDIPVPKVYPSIAMNDLLSAFQDVLKRLNHTRHHHIRREALSVRERMSMILERLAGNATLAFETLFPSHEGRPGAVVSLLAVLELSKERLIEIIQDEPLGAVRVRALAVAGGD, encoded by the coding sequence ATGACCGGGACGGCGCCCGCTGCGGAAGCTTTGGAGCCGGTCGCACTGGTCAAGGGTGCGCCGGTTAGCCAGCTGCCGGAGGATCTGTACATTCCGCCGGATGCGCTGGAAATCTTTCTCGAAACCTTCGAAGGTCCACTCGATCTGCTGCTGTATCTGATCCGCAAGCAGAATTTAGACATCCTCGACATCCCGATCGCCGAGATCTCCCGCCAGTACATCGGTTACATCGAGATGATGGACAGCCTGCGAATAGAACTGGCGGCGGAGTACCTGTTGATGGCTGCGATCCTGGCCGAGATCAAGTCCAGGGTGCTGCTGCCCCGGCCGAAGGAGACGGAAGCCGAGGAAGAGGATCCGCGCGCCGAACTCGTGCGGCGCCTGCAGGAATATGAGCGTTTTAAGGCCGCGGCGGAACGGCTGGACCGGCTTCCTCGGCTGGAGCGCGACCTGTTCGAAGCCGGGGCGGGGAGCGACGACATTCCGGTGCCGAAGGTCTATCCGAGCATCGCCATGAACGATCTCCTGTCGGCATTCCAGGACGTCCTCAAGCGCCTGAACCACACCCGCCATCATCACATTCGCCGGGAAGCACTGTCGGTGCGCGAACGCATGAGCATGATCCTCGAGCGTCTGGCGGGCAATGCGACGCTGGCTTTCGAAACCTTGTTCCCCTCGCACGAGGGGCGTCCCGGCGCGGTGGTGTCGCTGCTGGCCGTGCTGGAGCTGAGCAAGGAACGGTTGATCGAAATCATCCAGGACGAGCCCCTCGGCGCGGTGCGGGTGCGGGCTCTGGCCGTCGCTGGAGGTGACTGA
- a CDS encoding site-2 protease family protein, whose product MDDLTLVQRFSVWLLPVLFAITLHEVAHGWAASRLGDNTAKSLGRLSLNPLRHIDPVGTLLVPGLLLAFGGFIFGWAKPVPVDWGRLRHPRRDMALVAVAGPGANLVMALGWAILLRLATELPESLDYVALPLGLMGKAGVTINSVLMVLNLLPIPPLDGSRVVSTLLPLRAAIQYGRIEPYGFWILLILIYTDILGRIMVGPLLLVQHLIYTVVGLAGGA is encoded by the coding sequence ATGGATGATCTTACTTTGGTTCAGCGTTTCAGTGTCTGGCTGTTGCCGGTGTTGTTCGCGATCACCCTCCATGAGGTGGCGCATGGCTGGGCCGCCAGCAGGCTGGGCGACAACACCGCCAAGAGTCTTGGCCGGCTTTCGCTGAACCCACTGCGACACATCGATCCGGTCGGCACCCTCCTGGTACCAGGTTTGTTGCTGGCCTTCGGCGGCTTCATCTTCGGTTGGGCCAAGCCGGTGCCGGTGGACTGGGGGCGGCTGCGCCATCCGCGCCGTGATATGGCGTTGGTGGCGGTCGCCGGACCCGGCGCCAACCTGGTGATGGCCCTGGGGTGGGCGATCCTGTTGCGGCTGGCCACCGAGCTGCCAGAAAGTCTGGATTATGTGGCGCTGCCCCTCGGCTTGATGGGGAAGGCCGGGGTTACCATCAACAGTGTGCTGATGGTGCTGAATCTGTTGCCTATTCCGCCGCTGGACGGCAGCCGGGTCGTCTCCACCCTCTTGCCGCTGCGGGCGGCGATCCAATATGGCCGGATCGAGCCCTACGGCTTCTGGATCCTGCTGATCCTGATCTATACGGACATACTCGGGCGAATCATGGTGGGGCCGCTGCTGCTGGTCCAGCATCTGATCTACACCGTTGTCGGTCTGGCCGGAGGCGCATGA